A window of Fundidesulfovibrio soli contains these coding sequences:
- a CDS encoding SLC13 family permease, translating to MPEYQAYIIFAVFGAVILAIACNLMDMALAGMLGLCALTLLGIISNSDVMRAVMVSQGALALLFGGMVVARVLTPTGVFEHIGTRFLILTKGSGKRFLLYTAVLTSVVCAILPNATAVILIAPIVVRVCRELEVDFVGPLIMVAMLSNAAGLLTLVGDPATFLVGQAAGLGFVEYLRKVSLGGVLAILVVVPLMPVLFRDVWRARRVLPEGLAPGPIARPGFCLFAVFSMALMVALFLVGEYLPRPVVPPSAAIIGASLALLAMYTYKVEPLENVFKDIDWKTLIFIFSMMCYVEEVTKTGALGGLSRGMQSAFGQDFLLVGIVLMGGIGLVSGFLANIPVVAAAVLLTKGYFVLTQVVPEEAMGIAFTDWPDQTLPVFVAMMFGGTLGGNATLIGSSANLVAGGICASQGSPVSFVRFLRYGVPVTVCQLLASACYVWALSKAI from the coding sequence ATGCCGGAATATCAAGCCTACATCATCTTCGCCGTGTTCGGGGCGGTCATCCTGGCCATCGCCTGCAACCTGATGGACATGGCCCTCGCGGGCATGCTGGGGCTGTGCGCCCTGACCCTGCTGGGCATCATCTCCAACAGCGACGTCATGCGCGCGGTCATGGTGTCACAGGGCGCGCTGGCCCTGCTCTTCGGCGGCATGGTCGTGGCCAGGGTGCTGACGCCCACGGGCGTCTTCGAGCACATCGGCACCCGCTTCCTTATCCTGACCAAAGGCAGCGGCAAGCGCTTCCTGCTCTACACCGCGGTGCTGACCTCGGTGGTCTGCGCCATCCTGCCCAACGCCACGGCCGTGATCCTCATCGCGCCCATCGTCGTGCGCGTCTGCCGCGAGCTGGAGGTGGACTTCGTCGGCCCGCTGATCATGGTGGCCATGCTCAGCAACGCGGCCGGGCTGCTGACCCTGGTGGGCGATCCTGCCACCTTCCTGGTGGGCCAGGCCGCCGGGCTGGGCTTCGTGGAGTATCTGCGCAAGGTGAGCCTGGGCGGCGTGCTGGCCATCCTGGTGGTGGTGCCGCTGATGCCCGTTCTTTTCAGGGACGTGTGGCGCGCCCGGCGCGTCCTGCCCGAAGGGCTGGCCCCAGGACCCATCGCCCGCCCCGGCTTCTGCCTGTTCGCCGTGTTCTCCATGGCCCTGATGGTGGCGCTCTTCCTGGTGGGCGAATACCTGCCCAGGCCCGTGGTTCCGCCCTCGGCGGCGATCATCGGGGCCAGCCTGGCCCTGCTGGCCATGTACACCTACAAGGTGGAGCCCCTGGAGAACGTCTTCAAGGACATCGACTGGAAGACGCTCATCTTCATCTTCAGCATGATGTGCTACGTGGAGGAGGTCACCAAAACCGGAGCCCTGGGCGGGCTCTCGCGCGGCATGCAGAGCGCGTTCGGGCAGGATTTCCTGCTGGTGGGCATCGTGCTCATGGGCGGGATCGGGCTTGTCTCGGGCTTCCTGGCCAACATCCCCGTGGTGGCGGCCGCGGTGCTCTTGACCAAAGGCTACTTCGTGCTCACGCAGGTGGTGCCCGAGGAGGCCATGGGCATCGCCTTCACGGACTGGCCGGACCAGACCCTGCCCGTGTTCGTGGCCATGATGTTCGGCGGCACCCTGGGCGGCAACGCCACGCTCATCGGCTCCTCCGCCAACCTGGTGGCCGGGGGCATCTGCGCGTCCCAGGGCAGCCCAGTCTCCTTCGTGCGCTTCCTGCGTTACGGCGTGCCGGTGACCGTCTGCCAGCTGCTGGCCTCGGCCTGCTACGTATGGGCCCTGTCGAAAGCCATCTAG
- a CDS encoding transporter substrate-binding domain-containing protein, translating into MPRVLALALAALALIASPASAGDTFEMVKKRGELRCGVSNALPGLSQPGADGAWRGLEIDFSRAVAAAVLGDPAKASFLPLETAGRFPALLAKQVDLLGRNTSWTLGREAQLKVSFAGPLLYTAQRFLVRTADGIRDAKGLDGASLCIVKGTTHAQDLEDFSAASGIRMTPLYCNSAEQARDVFLAGQCKVLTADGVVLAGFLSALGPGAAEYAVLRDANNYEIIAPVVRSDDAEWLLAVRSVLAALVHAEECGLTRDAAAKALADGGQSLGDGAARRTLGDADAIAKALGLAPGWMLRAVAASGNYGEMFERNLGSASPLRLDRGRNRLWSDGGLMYAPPF; encoded by the coding sequence ATGCCGCGCGTTCTCGCTCTGGCCCTGGCCGCACTGGCCCTGATCGCCTCCCCCGCCTCGGCGGGGGACACCTTCGAGATGGTCAAGAAACGGGGCGAACTGCGCTGCGGCGTGAGCAACGCCCTGCCGGGCCTGTCCCAGCCTGGCGCGGACGGGGCTTGGCGCGGCCTGGAGATAGACTTCAGCCGGGCCGTGGCCGCCGCAGTGCTGGGCGACCCAGCCAAGGCGTCTTTCCTCCCGCTGGAGACCGCCGGGCGCTTCCCGGCGCTGCTGGCCAAGCAGGTCGACCTGCTGGGCCGCAACACCAGCTGGACCCTCGGCCGCGAGGCCCAGCTGAAGGTGAGCTTCGCCGGGCCCCTGCTCTACACGGCCCAGAGGTTCTTGGTGCGCACCGCCGACGGCATCCGCGACGCCAAGGGCCTCGACGGGGCCAGCCTGTGCATCGTCAAGGGCACCACGCACGCCCAGGACCTGGAGGACTTCTCCGCGGCCAGCGGAATCCGCATGACGCCGCTGTACTGCAACAGCGCGGAGCAGGCCCGGGACGTCTTCCTGGCGGGGCAGTGCAAGGTCCTGACCGCGGACGGCGTCGTGCTGGCGGGGTTCCTCTCCGCGCTCGGCCCCGGGGCGGCGGAATACGCCGTGCTGCGCGATGCGAACAACTACGAGATCATCGCCCCGGTGGTGCGCTCTGACGACGCCGAGTGGCTGCTGGCCGTGCGCAGCGTGCTGGCGGCCCTGGTGCACGCCGAGGAATGCGGGCTGACCCGCGACGCAGCCGCGAAGGCCCTCGCGGATGGCGGGCAAAGCCTCGGCGACGGAGCCGCCCGGCGCACGCTGGGCGACGCGGACGCCATAGCCAAGGCCCTGGGCCTCGCGCCGGGCTGGATGCTCAGGGCCGTGGCCGCGTCGGGCAATTACGGCGAGATGTTCGAGCGCAACCTGGGCTCCGCGAGCCCCCTGCGGCTCGACAGGGGCCGCAACCGCCTCTGGTCTGACGGCGGCCTGATGTACGCCCCCCCCTTCTGA